A window from Pseudobutyrivibrio ruminis HUN009 encodes these proteins:
- a CDS encoding HD-GYP domain-containing protein, whose product MIKDVYGYVSDLPAGCITETDIYTDSGALLCPKMTVIDQKILQSLSDYHGKIHATIYYSDADEFDLEDDFPLPDDSICFDESFRQYAMESLARLYANLDDIDSLTKGIIQIGEKVCSIINDSKSLSLNLSKLKVCDEYTYRHSVDVGTMAAILAKALGESDSFVKDITVVGLLHDIGKEEIPNDILNKPGKLTATEFELIKTHPVRGYRLLAKSPDLTEEMRQAILNHHENIDGSGYPRNLSGDQIGKMAQIISIVDVYDALVTARPYKRAYTPAEAIEIMFTMSNKFNLKYFRAFLTIVNIYPNGSTIKLSNGEEGVVVRQNKAYPLRPVIKITSIQTVVDLSNDRNYLSTVIVK is encoded by the coding sequence ATGATTAAAGATGTATATGGATATGTCAGTGATCTACCGGCGGGATGTATTACAGAAACTGACATCTATACAGATTCGGGGGCACTTCTTTGCCCAAAAATGACAGTCATCGACCAAAAGATTTTACAGTCGTTGTCTGACTATCATGGGAAAATCCACGCTACTATTTATTATTCAGATGCGGATGAATTTGATTTAGAGGATGATTTTCCACTTCCAGATGATTCCATATGTTTTGATGAAAGCTTCAGACAGTATGCCATGGAGTCTTTAGCTAGGCTGTACGCAAATCTTGATGATATAGATAGCCTAACTAAGGGAATCATTCAAATCGGAGAAAAGGTTTGTAGCATAATAAATGACTCAAAATCCTTGAGCCTTAATCTTTCAAAGCTAAAGGTATGTGATGAATACACTTACAGACATTCTGTAGATGTAGGTACAATGGCAGCCATATTAGCAAAGGCCTTAGGAGAATCTGATTCATTTGTAAAAGATATTACCGTTGTGGGTCTTCTTCACGATATCGGAAAAGAAGAAATTCCAAATGACATTTTAAATAAGCCAGGAAAGCTTACAGCTACAGAGTTTGAATTAATCAAGACTCATCCCGTAAGAGGATATCGCCTGCTCGCCAAATCTCCTGACCTTACTGAGGAGATGCGCCAGGCAATCCTAAATCATCATGAAAATATTGATGGTTCAGGATATCCTAGAAATCTTTCTGGCGATCAAATAGGAAAGATGGCTCAAATCATTTCTATTGTAGATGTGTATGATGCTCTTGTTACTGCAAGACCATACAAAAGAGCCTATACTCCAGCAGAAGCAATTGAAATAATGTTTACAATGAGTAACAAGTTTAATCTGAAATACTTCAGAGCATTCCTTACTATCGTAAACATCTATCCAAATGGTTCTACTATCAAGCTTAGCAACGGTGAAGAAGGCGTGGTTGTTCGTCAAAACAAGGCTTATCCACTTCGACCAGTCATTAAAATTACAAGCATTCAAACGGTTGTTGATTTATCAAATGACCGCAACTATCTAAGCACTGTAATCGTTAAATAA
- a CDS encoding glycosyltransferase family 2 protein: MKLLSFAVPCYNSAAYMEHCVETLLHGGEDVEIIIVDDGSTKDNTAEIADRLAAEHPTIIKAVHQENGGHGQAVNTGLKNATGLFFKVVDSDDWVDPDAYDKILKVLRSSVENGKQLDMLISNYVYEKEGAHHKKVMSYSNLPKNKYFSWDETGHFKKGQYILMHSVIYRTKLLRDCGMELPKHTFYVDNLYVFYPLPYVKTMYYLDVDFYRYFIGRDDQSVNEKVMISRIDQQIKVNKLMMEAYDYKNIKDNHVKKYMFNYLEMITVISTVLLMKSGTKEHQQKRHDLWRYIKEQDYYLYRKLRYGFMCATTNLPGHGGRAISITAYKIAQKVVGFN; the protein is encoded by the coding sequence ATGAAATTACTAAGTTTTGCAGTACCATGTTACAACTCAGCAGCTTATATGGAGCATTGCGTAGAGACTCTGTTACATGGTGGTGAAGATGTAGAAATAATAATAGTAGACGATGGCTCTACAAAAGATAACACAGCAGAAATCGCAGACAGACTTGCAGCAGAACACCCTACCATCATCAAGGCTGTTCATCAGGAAAACGGCGGTCACGGTCAGGCTGTCAACACAGGTCTTAAAAATGCCACAGGCTTATTCTTCAAGGTCGTGGATTCAGACGACTGGGTAGACCCAGATGCATACGACAAAATCTTAAAGGTTTTACGTAGCTCAGTTGAAAACGGCAAGCAGCTTGATATGCTTATTTCAAATTACGTATACGAAAAAGAAGGTGCTCATCACAAGAAGGTTATGTCATATTCAAACCTTCCAAAGAACAAGTACTTCTCTTGGGATGAGACAGGTCACTTCAAAAAAGGCCAGTACATTTTGATGCATTCAGTTATCTATCGCACAAAGCTTTTACGCGACTGTGGAATGGAGCTTCCAAAGCATACATTCTATGTTGATAACCTTTATGTATTCTATCCACTTCCATATGTAAAGACTATGTACTACTTGGATGTTGATTTCTATCGTTACTTTATTGGTCGTGACGATCAGTCAGTTAACGAAAAGGTTATGATTTCTCGTATCGACCAGCAAATCAAAGTCAACAAGCTTATGATGGAAGCTTACGACTACAAGAATATTAAGGATAATCATGTTAAGAAATACATGTTCAATTATCTAGAGATGATTACAGTTATCTCTACAGTTCTTCTTATGAAGAGTGGCACAAAGGAACATCAGCAGAAGCGCCATGATCTTTGGAGATACATCAAAGAGCAGGACTACTACTTATATAGAAAGCTTCGCTATGGCTTCATGTGCGCAACTACAAACCTTCCTGGCCATGGTGGCCGCGCAATCTCTATCACAGCATACAAGATTGCCCAGAAGGTAGTAGGATTCAATTAA
- a CDS encoding glycoside hydrolase family 3 protein: MLSINIADVIAVLQTMIPQLIVLGVALVAAIIVTICAMKAKKPLKGFIRKEAWLAFALVVVIVVNTILLGPVYSMVNMAMGGGTISDEAIEEAKALATEIAEEGIVLLKNDDAALPLAEGTKVNVFGWSSTNPIYGGTGSGALSDAYPTVDFLTGLTDAGIEYNQDLVDFYTGWRTERPTIGMMGQDWTIPEPTVSEYGSLITDAKDFSDTAIFFIARSGGEGADLPQSYDGEDTYSNDGSSFFGATGVRYSDQKDDLDASKSYLELSNREKALLDEVTANFDKVIVVVNSANAMELGFVNDYSQIKSVLYCPGTGQTGFDGLGEILAGQINPSGKTADTFVSDLFATPTANNFGDFDYTNMEEYGYENMFAEGGMAYPTFVNYVEGIYVGYKYYETAYAEAQAGNMEFDYDSAVVYPFGYGLSYTTFSQEMGPITNDGTTVSFDVTVTNTGDVAGKDVVEVYYNPPYTNGGIEKAAANLIQFAKTSTLEPGASETINISFALEDMASYDTYGEGCYVLEAGDYEISINSDSHNKIATDTVTVDSTIVYDESNKRESDQVAATNQFGFAEGDVTYLSRADGFANYDEATAAPTSYEMSDEAKATYFNETNYDPTDYNNDSDVMPTTGADNGVKLADLRGLDYDDPMWDTLLDELTVSDMNTLIELGGYETSAVDSIGKVMTYDCDGPASINNNFTGQGSIGFPAAVMIACTWNKDIALAFGQSIGRMANDMDVSGWYAPATNTHRSAFAGRNFEYYSEDGVLAGWMCANAVNGAREWGVYSYVKHFATNDQETNRTNFLCTWLNEQSMREIYLKSFEIVFKNSNPGATMVAFNNIGTVPAEACSELLNTVLRGEWGFRGLAETDYFGGYGYQDSDRMIRNGCDLMLATYATPQSTVTDQESATSVIAMRTASHNILYTVVNSRAYDSEISAGLPTWEKILFAIDAVLVLLIACLEYFAVKKYLAKKKEVEVETVVEETTEE, encoded by the coding sequence ATGTTATCAATCAACATTGCGGACGTTATCGCCGTACTACAAACAATGATTCCACAGCTTATCGTGTTAGGCGTGGCACTCGTTGCAGCAATCATCGTTACAATTTGTGCGATGAAGGCTAAGAAGCCTCTTAAGGGCTTCATCAGAAAGGAAGCTTGGCTTGCTTTCGCATTAGTAGTAGTTATAGTAGTAAATACTATTCTACTCGGACCTGTTTACTCAATGGTAAACATGGCAATGGGTGGTGGCACAATTTCAGATGAAGCCATCGAAGAGGCAAAAGCTCTTGCAACAGAAATTGCTGAAGAGGGTATTGTTCTTTTAAAGAATGATGATGCAGCACTTCCTCTTGCAGAGGGTACAAAGGTCAACGTATTTGGTTGGTCTTCAACAAACCCAATTTATGGTGGTACAGGATCAGGTGCACTTTCAGATGCATATCCAACAGTTGATTTCCTTACAGGTCTTACTGATGCAGGTATCGAGTACAATCAGGACCTTGTAGATTTCTATACAGGATGGAGAACAGAAAGACCTACAATAGGTATGATGGGACAGGATTGGACAATTCCTGAGCCAACAGTTTCTGAGTATGGCAGCCTTATCACAGATGCCAAGGACTTCTCAGATACAGCTATTTTCTTCATCGCACGTTCAGGTGGTGAGGGAGCAGATCTTCCACAGTCATATGACGGAGAAGACACATACAGCAATGATGGCTCTAGCTTCTTTGGAGCAACAGGAGTGCGTTACTCAGATCAGAAGGACGATCTTGATGCATCTAAGTCATACCTTGAGCTTTCAAACAGAGAGAAGGCACTTCTTGATGAAGTAACAGCAAACTTTGACAAGGTTATCGTAGTTGTTAACTCAGCAAACGCTATGGAGCTTGGCTTCGTTAACGATTACTCACAGATTAAGTCAGTTCTTTACTGCCCAGGTACAGGTCAGACAGGTTTCGACGGACTTGGCGAAATCCTTGCAGGTCAAATCAACCCATCTGGTAAGACAGCTGACACATTTGTATCAGACTTATTCGCAACACCAACAGCAAACAACTTTGGTGATTTCGATTACACAAACATGGAAGAGTACGGATATGAGAATATGTTCGCTGAGGGCGGCATGGCTTATCCTACTTTCGTAAACTATGTAGAAGGTATTTACGTTGGTTACAAATATTATGAGACAGCCTATGCTGAGGCTCAGGCTGGCAACATGGAGTTCGATTACGACTCTGCAGTAGTTTATCCATTTGGTTATGGATTATCGTACACAACCTTCTCTCAGGAGATGGGACCTATCACAAATGATGGTACAACAGTATCATTTGATGTAACAGTTACAAACACAGGTGATGTTGCTGGTAAGGACGTTGTAGAAGTTTACTACAACCCACCATACACAAACGGCGGCATTGAGAAGGCAGCTGCAAACTTAATCCAGTTTGCAAAGACTTCTACACTTGAGCCAGGTGCATCAGAGACAATCAACATCTCATTTGCGCTTGAAGATATGGCTTCATACGACACATACGGCGAGGGCTGCTATGTACTTGAGGCTGGTGATTATGAGATTTCTATCAACTCAGATTCACACAACAAGATTGCTACAGATACAGTAACAGTTGACTCTACAATCGTTTATGATGAGTCAAACAAGCGTGAGTCAGATCAGGTTGCAGCTACAAACCAGTTTGGCTTCGCAGAAGGTGATGTAACTTACCTTTCACGTGCAGATGGCTTCGCTAACTATGACGAGGCAACAGCTGCTCCAACAAGCTATGAAATGTCTGATGAAGCAAAGGCTACTTACTTCAACGAGACAAACTATGATCCTACTGATTACAATAATGATTCAGATGTAATGCCTACAACAGGCGCTGACAATGGTGTTAAGCTTGCAGATCTTCGTGGTCTTGATTACGATGATCCAATGTGGGATACACTTCTCGATGAGCTTACAGTTTCAGATATGAACACACTTATCGAGCTCGGTGGATACGAGACATCAGCAGTTGATTCAATCGGCAAGGTTATGACATACGATTGTGATGGTCCTGCTTCAATCAACAACAACTTTACAGGCCAGGGTTCTATCGGATTCCCAGCAGCAGTTATGATTGCTTGCACATGGAACAAGGACATTGCACTTGCATTTGGTCAGTCAATCGGCCGTATGGCAAACGACATGGATGTTTCTGGTTGGTATGCTCCAGCTACAAACACACACAGATCTGCATTTGCAGGACGTAACTTCGAGTACTACTCAGAGGATGGCGTACTTGCAGGTTGGATGTGCGCAAACGCTGTAAATGGTGCAAGAGAGTGGGGCGTATACTCATACGTTAAGCACTTTGCAACAAATGACCAGGAAACAAACAGAACAAACTTCCTTTGCACATGGCTCAATGAGCAGTCAATGCGTGAGATTTACTTAAAGTCATTTGAAATTGTATTCAAGAACTCAAACCCAGGTGCAACAATGGTTGCATTCAACAACATCGGTACAGTACCAGCTGAGGCTTGCTCAGAGCTTCTTAACACAGTACTTCGTGGCGAGTGGGGATTCAGAGGTCTTGCAGAGACAGATTACTTCGGTGGATACGGATATCAGGATTCTGACCGTATGATTAGAAATGGTTGTGACCTTATGCTTGCAACATACGCTACACCACAGTCTACAGTTACAGATCAGGAATCTGCTACATCAGTAATTGCTATGAGAACAGCTTCTCACAACATTCTTTACACTGTAGTAAACAGCCGTGCATACGATTCAGAAATCAGCGCAGGCCTACCTACATGGGAGAAGATTCTCTTTGCTATCGATGCAGTACTTGTTCTTCTTATCGCTTGCCTTGAGTACTTTGCAGTAAAGAAATATCTTGCAAAGAAGAAAGAGGTAGAAGTAGAAACAGTTGTAGAAGAGACAACAGAAGAGTAA
- a CDS encoding glycoside hydrolase family 3 C-terminal domain-containing protein — translation MDAKEIISQLTLMEKAALLSGKNEWESRDIPRLGIQSISFSDGPHGLRRQEGAGDHLGLNASLPATCFPTAATVANSWDESLGEEIGAALGEEAVAQNVDVLLGPGLNMKRSPLCGRNFEYFSEDPILAGKMAASYVRGIQSKHVYSCPKHFAVNSREYRRMAMNAVVDERTLREIYLTAFEIAIKEGGAKTIMSAYNEVNGKYANENEHLLVDILRNEWGFDGIVVTDWGASNDHVAGVKCQSNVEMPNPGLDSARELIKAATEGEGRITEEEIDRAILPIIEAAIYFKENDHTKGFDKEAHHAIAKKAAVNSAVLLKNDEDILPLAAGTKVCLRGPFVDKPRYQGSGSSQVNSTKVETIREQIANYDLQVIDDPEAADVVLFFFGLDEIAESEGADRMSIDVPEYQIKELEELTVYNKHIVGVMSAGSSVKMPWLSNLQGLLHGYLTGQAGASALLDIITGKEIPTGKLSESYPFAYADCSIVNYADQEKRNLQYREGPFIGYRYYDTADVAVQFPFGYGLSYTTFEYSALSVTEDGVKFTITNTGKRDGAEIAQLYVGKSQSGLIRPKKELKGFKKVWIKAGESVEVEIPFDDKTFRYFSTVSNKWEIEGGEYQIYVGKNVADIVLTGTITKEGTITELPYDIETLPSYKTGKVRNVHYEEFEKLYAKPLPEEKVGPLDINDALCQMKDAKSGLCRLVYKILKNNLDKSYEKGVPDLNTMFIYNMPFRAISKMSGGMVSREMVESIVTIANGHFFRGLGGVIGGFFRNRGLNKKYESRLNHK, via the coding sequence ATGGACGCTAAAGAAATTATTTCACAGCTTACATTGATGGAGAAGGCAGCTCTTTTGAGCGGAAAGAATGAGTGGGAATCACGTGACATTCCAAGACTTGGAATTCAGTCGATTTCATTTTCAGATGGTCCTCACGGCTTACGTCGTCAGGAGGGGGCAGGAGATCATTTGGGGCTTAATGCATCTCTTCCAGCTACATGTTTTCCAACAGCAGCTACAGTAGCAAACAGCTGGGACGAAAGTCTTGGTGAAGAAATTGGAGCAGCTCTTGGTGAGGAAGCAGTTGCACAGAACGTTGATGTACTTCTTGGTCCAGGCTTAAATATGAAACGTTCTCCACTGTGCGGACGAAATTTTGAATACTTTAGTGAGGATCCAATCCTTGCCGGCAAGATGGCAGCTTCTTATGTAAGGGGTATACAGAGCAAGCATGTTTATTCTTGTCCAAAGCATTTCGCAGTTAACTCTCGCGAGTATCGCAGAATGGCAATGAATGCAGTTGTAGATGAGCGTACACTTCGAGAGATTTACCTTACAGCATTTGAAATTGCTATTAAAGAAGGTGGAGCAAAGACAATCATGTCTGCTTACAACGAAGTTAATGGCAAGTATGCAAACGAAAACGAGCATCTGCTTGTAGACATCCTCAGAAATGAATGGGGATTCGATGGAATCGTAGTTACTGACTGGGGTGCAAGTAATGACCATGTTGCTGGTGTTAAGTGTCAGTCAAATGTGGAAATGCCAAACCCAGGACTTGATTCAGCTAGAGAGCTTATTAAGGCAGCTACAGAGGGCGAAGGTCGCATCACGGAGGAAGAAATCGACAGAGCAATTCTTCCAATTATCGAAGCAGCAATCTACTTCAAAGAAAACGACCACACAAAGGGCTTTGATAAAGAAGCTCATCATGCTATCGCTAAAAAGGCAGCTGTTAACTCAGCAGTTCTTCTTAAGAACGACGAGGACATCCTTCCTCTTGCAGCAGGCACAAAGGTATGCCTTAGAGGACCATTCGTGGATAAGCCACGTTATCAGGGTTCAGGAAGCTCACAGGTTAACTCAACAAAGGTTGAGACAATCAGAGAGCAGATTGCAAATTACGATTTACAGGTTATTGATGATCCTGAAGCAGCAGATGTTGTTTTATTCTTCTTTGGTCTTGATGAAATCGCAGAGAGCGAGGGAGCAGATAGAATGTCTATCGATGTTCCTGAGTATCAAATCAAAGAGCTTGAGGAGCTTACAGTTTACAACAAGCACATCGTTGGTGTTATGAGTGCTGGTTCATCAGTAAAGATGCCTTGGCTTTCAAATCTCCAGGGATTGCTTCACGGATACTTAACAGGTCAGGCTGGAGCGTCAGCTCTTCTTGATATCATCACTGGAAAGGAAATTCCTACTGGTAAGCTTTCTGAGTCTTATCCATTCGCATATGCGGACTGCTCAATTGTTAATTATGCAGATCAGGAAAAGAGAAATCTTCAGTATCGCGAAGGACCTTTCATTGGATATCGTTATTACGATACAGCAGATGTGGCAGTTCAGTTCCCATTCGGATATGGACTTAGCTATACAACATTTGAGTATTCAGCACTTTCTGTTACAGAGGATGGTGTTAAGTTTACTATCACAAATACAGGAAAGCGCGACGGTGCTGAAATTGCTCAGCTCTATGTTGGCAAGAGCCAGTCAGGACTTATCCGTCCTAAGAAGGAGCTTAAGGGCTTCAAGAAGGTATGGATTAAGGCTGGCGAATCAGTGGAAGTAGAGATTCCATTTGATGATAAGACATTCCGTTATTTCTCAACTGTTTCAAACAAGTGGGAAATCGAAGGCGGTGAGTATCAGATTTACGTTGGAAAGAACGTTGCTGACATCGTACTTACAGGAACAATCACAAAGGAAGGCACAATTACAGAGCTTCCTTACGACATCGAAACACTTCCAAGCTACAAGACAGGAAAGGTTAGAAACGTTCATTACGAGGAGTTCGAAAAGCTTTATGCTAAGCCACTTCCTGAGGAAAAGGTTGGACCACTTGATATCAACGATGCTCTTTGTCAGATGAAGGATGCCAAGAGCGGACTTTGCAGATTGGTTTACAAGATTCTCAAGAATAATCTTGATAAGTCTTATGAAAAGGGTGTTCCAGACTTGAACACAATGTTCATCTACAACATGCCTTTCAGAGCAATTAGCAAGATGTCAGGCGGAATGGTTAGCCGTGAAATGGTTGAGTCAATCGTAACCATCGCCAATGGACACTTCTTCAGAGGTCTTGGTGGTGTGATTGGAGGATTCTTCCGCAACCGCGGTCTGAACAAGAAATACGAAAGTAGATTAAATCATAAATAA
- a CDS encoding GtrA family protein, with the protein MNLWNSFAEKHPAAAKWVREGGLFVIVSNLITVFKYLLLTFLPAAFAFLGDRAFGWPGIPLTIAGETFDWNILGYDQAHGGLAYFTAYMIAMVIGECINFPIQKLFVFRNHDKPGKQIAWYIAAFIVITCIVNSINCIWVAVAGMFVPAWLYNIGTTVLNGGVSMVVFFFVNKIIFPETPKAE; encoded by the coding sequence ATGAATTTATGGAATAGTTTTGCTGAGAAGCACCCGGCAGCAGCAAAGTGGGTGCGAGAAGGTGGCTTGTTTGTAATAGTAAGTAACTTGATTACAGTATTCAAATATCTTTTACTTACATTTTTGCCGGCAGCCTTCGCATTCTTAGGCGACAGAGCATTTGGATGGCCAGGAATTCCACTTACAATCGCAGGTGAGACTTTCGATTGGAATATCCTTGGTTATGACCAGGCACACGGAGGACTTGCTTACTTCACAGCTTATATGATTGCAATGGTAATTGGTGAGTGCATTAATTTCCCAATTCAAAAGCTTTTCGTTTTCCGTAATCACGATAAGCCTGGCAAGCAGATAGCATGGTATATTGCAGCATTCATTGTAATAACATGCATCGTTAACTCAATTAACTGCATCTGGGTAGCAGTTGCAGGAATGTTTGTACCAGCTTGGCTGTACAACATCGGAACTACAGTACTCAACGGCGGAGTTTCTATGGTGGTCTTCTTCTTTGTAAATAAGATCATTTTCCCAGAAACACCAAAGGCCGAATGA